The following DNA comes from Cetobacterium sp. ZOR0034.
ACTCACAATGCTTATCTCTTGCTTTTACCTCTTTTAATCCCAATTCTGGATTTTCAAAAAGAAACTGATTTAACTCTTTTAATTCATCTAAAATCTTTGCATATCTCTCTTTTAAATCTATAATGATTTTCTCCATTTATTCCTCCCTAGTTTATCTTCAGACCTTTGTTTAATACAAAACTATTATTTCTTTCCTTTTTATTTATAAACATAGTTTTTGCTAGATATATAGCAGCAAAACCAGAAACCAATTTAGCCACAATAAATGGTAATATATTTTCTGGAGATACTCCCGCAACAAAACCTAATTGTCCACCAAAAACATAAGACCCCGCGACAGCAAAAGCACTATTTATTATCTTACTATTATTATCCATCTTTCCAAAAATTCCAAACATCGGTATACTACTTACTAAAGAAGCCATAAATCCAGCGGTTCCACTTTCATCTATCCCTAGAATACCACCCAATGTTTTTAATCCTGTTTTACAATATTTTTCTATAAAATATAAAAATGGATATGCACCACTCAATGTAAGCGATACTCTTGTAACAATTTTCATACTCTCATCTATCGGATTTAATCCATCAACTATCGAATACCCAAACATTGTTTCAATTAATGTTAAAGTCAAACCTACAGTTACTAACAGTGTCATCAATTTACCAAATTTATCAAAAATATTGCAAGTTTTCTCTGGATAAAACCATAACCCACTACAAATAGCTACAGAAAAAAGCACTACTGGTATCAAATTGTAAATAACTAAAGATAAATTCAATCCCATCATAACGCCCGCAACCAAACATCCCAAAGGTATTGTTGCTACTCCACTTAGTATTCCTTTTGAAAAGCTATTTTTCGAATCATTATCAATAATTCCAAATGCAACAGGCATCGTAAAAATAACTACAGTTCCTAGCATAGAACCCAAAATTACACCGGAAAAATCAGCTAAACTTTTATCTATTGCTAAGTCCTGAGCTAAAAAATATCCTCCCATATCTGTTGCTAATATAGAGTTTATATAAATTGAAGGATCTACTCCAGTTAAAGAGTAAAGTAATTCAACAAAAGGTTTTGAGAATTTTGAAATTAATGGACTTATAGATAAGATCCCTAACATCGCTAACATTAATGGCCCTGCCACACATATTCCATCTTGAAACCTTTGACCATATCCTAACTTATTTCCAAAACATCTATCTATAGCACCTAAAACAGCAAAAAAAGTTAAGATAAAAAATATAACTTTCACTCTAAAATCCCCCTTATTTTTGTTTAATATCAATTGATTATAACACAAAAAGAAAAAAAATCTAGCACTTGCGTACTAGATTTTAAAATTATTTTTTATCCTATCACTTTTCCTCTAAACATATCAAATACCTCTTTTACAGATAAAATACTATCGATTTTCCAAGCATCTTTCCCTGCAAAGAATATTCCTTCTAAAGCATTTCCTTCATGACCTTTTATTAAACTATCTTTAACACAGAATTTTCTACTACACTTTTTTAAGCAACTAGTACAGCTCTTTGGTGTTAATTTCTCCTCTGCAATCACTCTATTAACATAAGGTGAAACTATAGCATTCGCAGGTAATCCCGCCGAACTCATGATTTGAACGACATCTCCCTCTTTTGAGTTCACATACACTTCTTTGAACTCTTGGCTAACTTCACACTCTTCAGTAGCTATAAATCTACTTCCCATTTGAACTCCAGCTACTCCTAAAGCCATCATTCTTTCAGCATCTTCTGGAGTTATTACTCCTCCAGCTCCGAATACAGGAATAGAAACCCCTTTTGCTATCTCCTCTACAATGTCCCAAGAGTCTTTATCTGTCCCTAAATGTCCTCCGGCGTTTCCTCCCTCAACAACTATAGCGTCAGCTCCTAATTTCTCTGCTATCTTAGCTAACTTTAAACTTGAAACAATCGGTACTATCTTAACCCCAGTTCCTTTTACTGTGTCAAATATATCTCTTGAGAAACCAGCTCCACATATAATCATGTCAACTTTTTCCTCTATTGATACTTTTACAGCTTCAGCAAAGTTAGAAGCAGCTACCATTATATTTACTCCTAGTGCTCCACCTTTTTCTATAATCATCTCTTTTGCTTTTCTTATCTCGTCTCTAAATTCATCTGCAGGAATAGCTGTTCCAGATATAACTCCCACTCCACCTTGATTAGCTACTGCTGATGCCAATCTTGACATTGAAGCTCTTATTCCCATTCCACCTTGAATTATTGGTACTTCTATATTTAAATCTCCGATTCTCACTAAAATTCACCTCCAATAATAATAACACTTGTTATGATAACACATGTTATTCTAAAATGGAAACTTTTTTTGAATTTTTTTTTGACGAGTCTTCAAGTTACTTTTTATTCATCATAAAACTTCTCTAAATTATCTATTTGTGAGTACACAACTGCTGCTAACTTATGCGATAAATGTCTCACCCTTCTCTCACAATCTATCTTTATCAAAGGTTCTTTTATCACTTTCACTCTCATTTTTTTCAATCTATTTATATCTAATTCAACAGGCGTACTACCCTCTTCATTATATCTCTCAATAATCTCTTCAGGTATTTCGACAGAATTAACTATAACTTTGTCAATCATATCAAAACCTACATGTCTATTTATAGATTCAATATGATCTCCCACACTATAATTTTCTGTTTCACCCATCTGCCCCATAGCGTTACAGATATAAATTTTTTGGGCTTTTGATTTCTTTAAAGCCTCTTGCATATTCTCTAAAAGCAAATTTGGAATAATACTGGTATAAAGACTTCCAATCGAAAATACAATCAAATCGGCTTCTTCAATAGCCTTTATATTTTCTTTTGGACTATTTACTTCTCCGTCATAAAACACCCTTTTTATCTTTTCTCCCATAACTGGTATATCCGACTCTCCAAATACAAATCCTCCACTTGTTTTTTCTGCAATTAACTCTATCTTTTCAAGCGTTGCTGGCAATATTTTTCCATTGATATTAAATAGCTTTCTAAGTCTTTTCAATGCAATTTGAACATCCCCTGTTATCTCAGTCATCGCTGTTATTAAAAGATTTCCTAAAGGATGGGCTCCTATTGAAGAATCCTCTCTAAATCTAAATTGAAAAACTTCTTCAATTAATGGCTCTACATTACTCAATGCTATCATTACATTTCTTAGATCTCCTGGAGCAGGGATATTAAACTCTTTTTTCAATATTCCGCTACTTCCACCACTGTCAGCTACTGATACAATTGCCGTCACATCTATAGGAAAGTGTTTTAATCCTCTTAAAACAACTGATAGTCCACTTCCCCCTCCTATTACTACTACTTTTGGATTTCTCATTATATATATTCCCCTTTTTATTTTTAGTTTCTACTATATTTTATAACATTATTTTGCAAAAAAAAACTATATTTGTTAAAATAGTTATATATTTTAATTATGGAGGGGTTTTATGAAAAGTAATCATGGAGCAAATCTTCATCAACTATCTGATGTACTTGGTATTAACCAAAATGCAATTATTGATTTTAGTTCAAATATAAATCCTTTTGGACTAAGTCCTAAAGGATTGGAAAAACTAAAAAACAACTTAAATTTAGCTAGTATCTATCCTGATCCAGAATATACTGAACTTAAAAATAGTATTGCTAATTACTGCAATTGTAATACTGAAAACATCATTCTTGGAAGTGGGGCAACTGAATTGATATCATCGACAATAAAAGTTATCAGTCCAAAAAAAGCTTTATTATTATCCCCAGCTTACTCAGAATATGAGAAAGAATTAAATAAAATTGGAGCCTCGATTACAAAGTTTTTTTATAAAAAAGAAAATAATTTCAAATTAAATATTGATGAAATTATTCAATTGATTACAAAAGAACAGTTTGATATGATTATTATCTGTAATCCCAACAATCCTACTGGAACTCTTATTTCTATTCAAGAAATTGAAAATATATATAAAGTTTTCCAAAAACCAATTATGATTGATGAAACTTATATAGAATTTACTGAATCTTCACAGACATCAGCAATAAATTTAGTCCAAAAACATGATCAAATCATTGTTATTAGAGGTACCTCTAAATTCTTTTCGACTCCTGGAATCAGATTAGGTTATGCTATTATATCAACGGGAGATATTTTAGATAATATGAATCTTATTCCTAATCTTTGGAATATAAATATTTTTGCTTCTATCATGGGTGAAGCAATGTTTAGTGATTCAGATTATATCAATATGTGTCACTCAAACTTTTTAGAAAACTTTACTATTCTTTACGAAGGGCTTAAATCATTTAAAGATTTCAAAATTTACGACTCTAAAAGTAATTTTATTCTTTGTGAAATTTTGAATCCAAAATATGACGCAACTTCTCTATATAATTTTCTTTTAAAAAAAGGAATCATAATTAGAAAGGCTGAATCGTTTGATGGATTAAATAGTAATTTTTTTAGAGTTTGTGTGTTATCTCAAGAAAATATTAATCTTTTATTAAGTGAAATACAAAAGTTTATACTAACGTTTTAATTTAGGGAGGGTTTTATGTTAAAAAAATTTTTACTTATAGGTTCTGTAGCTATTTCTGCTACTACTTTTGCTAAGTATGAGCCTTGGAACTTTACAGTTTTAGAGGGAAGTCTTGTAAAGTCAAACTATTTACCAGATGGATGGGGACCTTCAAAAAAAGAGACTTTGTTTGAAATTCAAGGTTCTACTAGATATAATCTTTTAGATTTATACTGGTTTATTGATAGATCAAACGTTTTCAAAGACTCTAATTTAAGTGATAAGAACGGTGTTGATGATAACTATACTTATGCCGAGTTCACACCTAGATTCTCAATAGATGGTCTAACGGGAAAAGACCTTTCTATTGGTCCAGTTTCTGAGTGGTTCATAGCTTACCAATTTGACTATGACAATGCAAGTACTAGAAATCAATATACTGGAAGCAAAGATGGAATTAGAAAGCACTATATTGGTATTGGTAACTACATCTCTATCCCTGAGATGAAGTATATGAAGTTTGATTACTTTAAAACAAACCTATATGCTAGATATGTTGATAGAAATTATGGAAGAGATGAAAATCAATGGAATGGATACATGTTTAATATCGCTTACGGTGGAACTATATACAGATTTGAAAATGGAATGAAGTTTGGATTTAGTGGTTGGCTAGATTATGATTTTGGTGCTAAAAATGATTCAGCTTCTAAGCAAACTCATGACTCTTTACAATGGCAAAACCAAGTTAGATTTTTCTTAAATAACAATTTGTCTGTTAGCTACACATACCAAATAAACAACCATTTCTCACAGGTAGACCAAAACAGTTCAAATAGAAACAACGAATCATTCGGTATTCATTACGCTATTATGTTCTAATTTATATAAAGGAGGTTATTATGTTAAAAAATGAGTTATCTTTAATAGGAAAAACTTTAAACTTTGAAGAGTTAAACAGTTTTATGATCGAAAACAATTATTACAACATTCACAATGATTTAAGTCCGTCTGAAATCAACGACTGTCTTAATGAAGGTGTTGTTGCTTTCGAAAGTAAATTACAAGAAAGTGATTTAGATATCTATACTTATATAGAATTTGAACTTATTGGGAAAGACACTTTAAAAATTATAAACATTTTTGAAATGTAAAAAAACCTCCCTTTTTAGGGAGGTCATTTTTTATTTATTTGCTAATACATCTTCAATCTCATTGAAATATTTAGGTATCTTGTCACCTAATCTTTTATTTCCTGTCTCTGTTACTAAGAAATCTCCTTCGTATCTCATTCCACCAAAGTCAATGTAATTTTCAACTTTATCATAATTTATATACTCTTTAAACAAATCTTCACTTTTCCATTTTTGAATCAATTCAGGGATAAAATAGATTCCCGGTTCAATTGTCAGTACATATCCCGCTTTAAGTTCTTTCCCCATTCTTAAAGATCTAATTCCAAACTGTGTTTCTCTCGA
Coding sequences within:
- a CDS encoding outer membrane protein OmpK — translated: MLKKFLLIGSVAISATTFAKYEPWNFTVLEGSLVKSNYLPDGWGPSKKETLFEIQGSTRYNLLDLYWFIDRSNVFKDSNLSDKNGVDDNYTYAEFTPRFSIDGLTGKDLSIGPVSEWFIAYQFDYDNASTRNQYTGSKDGIRKHYIGIGNYISIPEMKYMKFDYFKTNLYARYVDRNYGRDENQWNGYMFNIAYGGTIYRFENGMKFGFSGWLDYDFGAKNDSASKQTHDSLQWQNQVRFFLNNNLSVSYTYQINNHFSQVDQNSSNRNNESFGIHYAIMF
- a CDS encoding nitronate monooxygenase family protein, yielding MRIGDLNIEVPIIQGGMGIRASMSRLASAVANQGGVGVISGTAIPADEFRDEIRKAKEMIIEKGGALGVNIMVAASNFAEAVKVSIEEKVDMIICGAGFSRDIFDTVKGTGVKIVPIVSSLKLAKIAEKLGADAIVVEGGNAGGHLGTDKDSWDIVEEIAKGVSIPVFGAGGVITPEDAERMMALGVAGVQMGSRFIATEECEVSQEFKEVYVNSKEGDVVQIMSSAGLPANAIVSPYVNRVIAEEKLTPKSCTSCLKKCSRKFCVKDSLIKGHEGNALEGIFFAGKDAWKIDSILSVKEVFDMFRGKVIG
- the yvcK gene encoding uridine diphosphate-N-acetylglucosamine-binding protein YvcK — encoded protein: MRNPKVVVIGGGSGLSVVLRGLKHFPIDVTAIVSVADSGGSSGILKKEFNIPAPGDLRNVMIALSNVEPLIEEVFQFRFREDSSIGAHPLGNLLITAMTEITGDVQIALKRLRKLFNINGKILPATLEKIELIAEKTSGGFVFGESDIPVMGEKIKRVFYDGEVNSPKENIKAIEEADLIVFSIGSLYTSIIPNLLLENMQEALKKSKAQKIYICNAMGQMGETENYSVGDHIESINRHVGFDMIDKVIVNSVEIPEEIIERYNEEGSTPVELDINRLKKMRVKVIKEPLIKIDCERRVRHLSHKLAAVVYSQIDNLEKFYDE
- a CDS encoding ethanolamine utilization protein EutH — its product is MKVIFFILTFFAVLGAIDRCFGNKLGYGQRFQDGICVAGPLMLAMLGILSISPLISKFSKPFVELLYSLTGVDPSIYINSILATDMGGYFLAQDLAIDKSLADFSGVILGSMLGTVVIFTMPVAFGIIDNDSKNSFSKGILSGVATIPLGCLVAGVMMGLNLSLVIYNLIPVVLFSVAICSGLWFYPEKTCNIFDKFGKLMTLLVTVGLTLTLIETMFGYSIVDGLNPIDESMKIVTRVSLTLSGAYPFLYFIEKYCKTGLKTLGGILGIDESGTAGFMASLVSSIPMFGIFGKMDNNSKIINSAFAVAGSYVFGGQLGFVAGVSPENILPFIVAKLVSGFAAIYLAKTMFINKKERNNSFVLNKGLKIN
- a CDS encoding histidinol-phosphate transaminase, translated to MKSNHGANLHQLSDVLGINQNAIIDFSSNINPFGLSPKGLEKLKNNLNLASIYPDPEYTELKNSIANYCNCNTENIILGSGATELISSTIKVISPKKALLLSPAYSEYEKELNKIGASITKFFYKKENNFKLNIDEIIQLITKEQFDMIIICNPNNPTGTLISIQEIENIYKVFQKPIMIDETYIEFTESSQTSAINLVQKHDQIIVIRGTSKFFSTPGIRLGYAIISTGDILDNMNLIPNLWNINIFASIMGEAMFSDSDYINMCHSNFLENFTILYEGLKSFKDFKIYDSKSNFILCEILNPKYDATSLYNFLLKKGIIIRKAESFDGLNSNFFRVCVLSQENINLLLSEIQKFILTF